From Pirellulales bacterium, one genomic window encodes:
- the pstB gene encoding phosphate ABC transporter ATP-binding protein PstB codes for MPTETHAAVAKEDPVVETERFSLWYGQKQALFDINLIIPRGKVTALIGPSGCGKSTLLRSANRMNDLIDNVRIAGKMRLNGDSIYERSVDVIELRKRTGMVFQKPNPFPMSIFENVIYPLRIDGERRRSVLEDVCEQSLRGAALWDEVKDRLQESALSLSGGQQQRLCIARAIAAEPEVLLLDEPCSALDPIATGKVEDLISELRGAYSVLIVTHNMQQASRTSDFTAFMYLGRVIEYGLTPDLFTNPHLKETEDYVTGRFG; via the coding sequence GTGCCGACCGAAACGCATGCGGCCGTCGCCAAAGAAGACCCGGTCGTCGAAACCGAGCGGTTCTCGTTGTGGTATGGGCAGAAGCAAGCGCTCTTTGACATCAACCTGATCATTCCGCGCGGCAAAGTCACTGCGCTGATCGGCCCCTCTGGGTGCGGCAAGAGCACGTTGTTGCGCAGCGCGAATCGCATGAACGATTTGATCGACAATGTGCGCATCGCTGGCAAGATGCGGCTCAATGGCGATTCGATTTACGAGCGCAGCGTTGATGTGATTGAACTGCGCAAACGGACGGGCATGGTCTTTCAAAAGCCGAATCCGTTTCCGATGAGCATCTTTGAAAATGTCATTTATCCGCTGCGCATCGACGGCGAGCGGCGGCGTTCGGTGCTCGAAGACGTCTGCGAACAAAGCCTTCGCGGCGCGGCGCTTTGGGACGAGGTCAAGGATCGACTGCAAGAGAGCGCGCTCAGCCTCTCGGGCGGGCAGCAGCAACGATTGTGCATCGCCCGCGCCATTGCCGCCGAGCCCGAGGTGCTGCTGCTCGACGAGCCTTGCTCGGCCTTGGATCCGATCGCCACTGGCAAAGTCGAGGATCTGATCAGCGAACTTCGCGGCGCCTATAGCGTCCTAATCGTGACGCACAACATGCAGCAAGCGTCGCGCACCAGCGACTTCACCGCGTTCATGTATCTGGGCCGGGTGATTGAATACGGCCTCACGCCGGACCTGTTCACTAATCCTCATTTGAAGGAAACCGAGGATTACGTCACCGGACGTTTTGGCTAA
- the pstA gene encoding phosphate ABC transporter permease PstA, giving the protein MSFPSTSATPLAPEPPRRERLSVPRPRRGRAQTSLLAHGEPLVWLTGGALAVALAMIAGMLLLIVVAGIATFWPRPVFELTMSDGRRYLGELVEAETMELTPTALEKLNLGAKARAALVTRDRKTTRTRIRTGNSFAWIEDYRLKQVSQPSSALVIERLAGGRLYGQLTAATVDGKAVATGPIEAWNWYSERSHAAASALTLATPAGEVSVPTSQIVRAYPANRLSLGNKVGIYLSRWWEFISTGPREANTEGGVFPAIVGTFVMTVFMSLAVVPFGVMAALYIREYARAGFVVSLVRIAVNNLAGVPSIVFGVFGLGFFCYMMGSSIDQLLFADRLPAQPTFGKGGLLWASFTLALLTLPVVIVATEEALAAVPRSMREGSYACGASKWQTIRRIVLPKAMPGIMTGLILAMARGAGEVAPLMLVGVTNLAFELPVDFDFPFVHLDRKFMHLGFHIYSLGFQSPNSEAARPLVFTTTLLLITLIGCLNLIAVWLRSRLRKRYALGQF; this is encoded by the coding sequence ATGAGCTTTCCGAGCACCAGCGCCACGCCGCTTGCGCCAGAACCGCCGCGACGCGAGCGCTTGTCCGTGCCGCGGCCGCGACGCGGCCGCGCGCAAACCTCGCTATTGGCGCATGGCGAGCCGTTGGTTTGGCTCACCGGTGGCGCGCTGGCCGTGGCCCTGGCGATGATCGCCGGCATGCTGCTGTTGATAGTGGTGGCTGGCATCGCCACCTTTTGGCCGCGTCCTGTCTTCGAGTTGACCATGTCCGACGGCCGGCGGTATCTCGGCGAACTGGTCGAAGCCGAAACAATGGAACTCACGCCGACTGCTTTGGAAAAACTGAATCTCGGCGCCAAGGCGCGCGCGGCGCTGGTGACGCGCGATCGAAAGACAACGCGCACACGCATTCGCACCGGAAACTCATTTGCCTGGATCGAAGATTACCGCTTGAAGCAGGTTTCGCAGCCCAGCTCGGCTTTGGTGATCGAGCGGCTAGCTGGCGGGCGACTATATGGACAACTGACCGCGGCCACCGTGGATGGCAAGGCCGTCGCCACCGGGCCAATCGAAGCCTGGAACTGGTACAGCGAGCGGTCGCACGCTGCCGCTAGCGCGCTCACGCTTGCCACACCGGCGGGCGAGGTCTCCGTGCCCACCAGCCAGATCGTGCGCGCCTATCCTGCCAACCGCTTGAGTCTGGGCAACAAAGTCGGCATCTACTTGTCGCGCTGGTGGGAATTTATCTCCACCGGCCCGCGCGAGGCGAATACCGAGGGGGGCGTGTTCCCCGCCATTGTTGGCACGTTCGTGATGACCGTGTTCATGTCGTTGGCCGTGGTGCCGTTTGGCGTCATGGCGGCGCTCTATATTCGCGAATATGCTCGCGCCGGCTTCGTGGTCAGCCTTGTTCGCATCGCCGTCAACAATTTGGCCGGAGTCCCCAGCATTGTCTTTGGCGTATTTGGTCTCGGGTTCTTTTGCTACATGATGGGCAGCAGCATCGACCAGTTGTTGTTTGCCGATCGCTTGCCGGCTCAGCCAACGTTTGGCAAGGGGGGCCTGCTGTGGGCTTCGTTCACCTTGGCTTTGCTCACCCTGCCGGTGGTCATTGTGGCCACCGAAGAAGCCTTGGCTGCGGTCCCCCGCTCGATGCGCGAAGGCTCCTACGCCTGCGGCGCGAGCAAGTGGCAAACGATCCGCCGGATCGTGTTGCCGAAGGCGATGCCGGGCATCATGACCGGGCTGATCCTGGCCATGGCGCGCGGAGCGGGCGAAGTCGCCCCGTTGATGCTCGTGGGCGTGACCAATCTGGCGTTCGAACTGCCGGTCGATTTCGATTTTCCGTTTGTGCATCTGGACCGCAAATTCATGCACTTGGGCTTTCATATTTACAGCCTTGGTTTTCAGAGCCCCAATAGCGAGGCGGCTCGCCCTTTGGTGTTCACGACTACCTTGTTGTTGATCACGCTTATCGGCTGCCTCAACCTGATCGCGGTCTGGCTGCGCAGTCGGCTGCGCAAGCGTTATGCTCTAGGACAGTTTTAG